acaacCCACTAATAATTACATTAATTTGAAGCTATCACGCATCACGCATTCCATCCTTCAACAGACCTTCATTCTGGCACAGTCGACTGCCATCACATTTTTGGATCAGTTTCACTACGTCCACGATCGTGCAACCGTACGATACTTCCAGAAGCGAATCATTTTCATACAAGATGACGCCTCGGAAAATGAGCGTACCATCGTGGAGCACAGTGCAGTGCGTGACGTGATGGATTTGTTGCTGGTACGCCCTCAGCCAGATCACAACCGTGTGGATCTGTTGACGAAAGAGTTCGAAACAGACGATTGGATGGTTTTGGAACGGTACAACAGCACATCCACAACACCAGCATCCCTCGGCGTGAATCTATTCCCCAACAGGCGCACTAATCTCCGGGGACGCTACGTACGTCTTGCAATGTTCAACTACGAACCATACACGCTATGGAACGGTGTGGAGAGTTCGGATGATGCCAACGCATTCTACCAACACAACCGTTCACTGGCGATCGAGGGCACCGAGTCGCGGCTGTTCATTGAGTTTTGTGCCAAACTGAACTGCAGTCTCGAGATCTCGCTCGATGAAGCAGGCGAATGGGGACAGATTTATGATAACAGGACGGGCGATGGAATTATTGGAGCGGTTGTTGAACGACGAGCGGATATCGGAGTCGGAGCGCTCTATTCCTGGTACCACGAGTTTATGTTTCTTACGCTCTCGAAACCCATCTCGCGCACCGGTGTCACCTGTATCGTTCCGAAACCCCTGCCACTGTCCTCCTGGATGATTGGCATACTGCCGTTCTCGACGATTCTGTGGCTAGCGGTACTCACAACCATTCTTGTATCCACCGTGTTTGAAGTTCTGATCAGCTATGTAACGCAGAAGTTTAAAGCCAGTGAGGTAACATTAATGAGTCACTGGCGTTTCGAAGCCTTCGAAGAATACGTACTGATCCGCTCGAACTCTGTCACTTGTTTTCCACTACTCCACAGTCGAATCGGGTGGATGTGTGTGAATCCATGATGGGAGTCATATCCATCTTCATACTCCAGGCTGTCCTGCTGCGTACCATCCGAAATCCTTTCAGCTCGCAGATGATCCTGATCGGATCGCTGCTCATCGTGGGCTTGATGATCGGAAACGCGTACAGCGGTGGACTGGCCAGCGTAATGACGGTGCCACGGTACGAAAAATCGATCGACACCGTGCAGGATCTCGCCGATCGTAATCTACGCTGGGGTTCGACACACGACGCCTGGATCTTCTCCATTCAGCTCGCAACGCAGGTCGGTAACGCTTGGAGTTCGTTCTCGCTCGCAAGATTGTATTACACAGGTGTGTGCGCTTTGTTCTTTCGATTCCATTCCGATTCCCGCTAGCCGACGATTGTGAAGTTGTTGAATAATTTCGTCACCAACCCGAAAGATGTACTGCACGAGGAGGCAAAACATCGGAACCTGGCGTACAGCATCGAACGGTTACCGTATGGCCACTATGCGATTGGCGACTACATTACGGACGAGGTGTCCAACAACTACGAAATCATGCTCGAGGACATTTACTGGGAGAACTGTGTGGCTATGGCCACCAAAACCTGGCCGCTCATGAACGAGCTCGACGAGCTGACGCTGGTCATTTTCCAGAGCGGCATCCAGCGCTACTGGGAGTTGAAGGTAAGAAGCGGCTGGAGGTGGTCTTATGTACAACCCACAGCCGCAGCCAACGTGGACAAGGAGGTGTTACTGAGTGGTCAGTGTGGTGCGATTTAATTGCTGAGCCAAACAGGGACAGATACTGTCGTCTATCGTCAAGTCGCTAATGCGCATGTATGTAGGACCAATCTTTGTTCAACCCCCTCATGGGGTACTATTGGCGAACAGCAATTTGGAACATGGACGAACATTCCGCACAAGTGTCCAGTATTAAAGAAAAATTCTATCATGTTGTCAATCATTTCTTTTCTCCCTTCCCGTAAGTTTACAAACTAATTCATCTTCACCCATTTTTCGATCCCGAAAGGTGGTGACAAAGTTCGCCGATAATAAGGTCCAGCACGCCATCTCTACCTCGCGCCATTTCGACAATCCGGGCCCTATCCCGCTGCAACCATCGCACCTGCTTGGAGCGTTCTTCCTACTTGCCGTCGGGCTCGGTTCGGGGTTGGTGTGTATTCTGCTAGAGCTATTGTGGCACAGATTATCTGCCAGGCAGCGAGCGATGAACCAGCACGGCGGGGTGGATCACTGGGAAGAATAAAGGACCCCTTTCAGGCTGCTGTAGTAATAACCACGCTATAAAGGGTCCCTTAGTATAAAGCGCTTTCGATCGGGGGGAGGAGGGTGCGTAATGTTTCCCTCCCCCTATTAGGGaatgaaatgaatgcaaacaattttcccccaaaaaaaccggTGGAAAGTGTTCTACGCGACGCGATGACTGGCGTGGTACAACCCCAACACAGTCACTCACCCCAGCAGTGCTCGACGGAACAACTCTACTGATCCGATTGCGTAGGGTAGCCTGCATTAGATAAGACCGATCGCGTGCAGGACGAACAATTTCCCATGCAACACCTGCACCTTTGCAAACTGTTTAGAAAGTCCTTGCGCCCTTTTCAAGGTTCGGTTTCGTACGAGTTTGGAGATAGACACAAGCACACAACACCACAGGGAGCATAAAACGATTTAGCCACCCTAGTACAAAATGTATGTGTACGGCCCTCTTCTCTTACATGCCCCGACCAGCTCCCAGTGCGGGAAGGTACACGCGTGGTAAAATCGTGGCAAAGTACGTGTGAAGTGCCATGGATGCAGACATTTATTGGTGGTGTCAATTATTGTCGCAGGGCTGATGCAAATGATGCTACGATTCACACAAATGGAGTTAAAGAACAGCTAAAGGGAGCAACTTCAATTTGTTGTCTAAATTAATACATTCAAAAGAATAActgaaaataaatgttaaagAACAACGAGGGTTGAAGATAGATTGCAAACTATCTAAATAACTGTCACatatgttaaaaataattgaagtTCTCGTAAGCATGCATGCGTATTGATCGAACGGCTATATCCACGTACTTTTATGGCTGTTGTAAGATAATATGACATATTCTTCTAGACATATTCTTTAAGACTGCTGCCAATAGTCGATTTGGATGAGATGTGATCCATAATTGTCGGGGTGTATTAGATCCAACCTCAAGACGGCACAACTTCTTCTTGCACTTTATCGGCACagcaacctcaagaggtctaaggcctgccatttcttgatttctttgactttattttccCGTAGCTAGTCGCGGATCTGACGGTGGCTCCCCGTTCAACCTGTTCAAAGCGAGACAGTTGTGGGGCTCCTTCCAACTACGCTCTTCGCTTCATCTCATTTGAGGAACCTCGAAGCCACACCCTTCTTCAGTCAGCGATTTCTTAAATTCGACCAAACTTTTCAACATTAAGAGTCCAACTATCAAAGGGCCAAGGGCCAATAAAGGGGATTGAGCCCCCACTGCCCGTAGGTGGATAGTCTAAGAgagattgatccggatgggatttaaGACCGGTCCGGTCGTGTGAAAACCAACGCCATCCCAATTTTCTTCGGTTTAAGCCTGGAAAAcagtttattaaataattatacttCTTATGTGACTTATGATCCTTATGCTATGAATGCAATTAATGTGATGCTATGAATGCAATTAATACAAGCTATACATGCTATACAAGCGCAAATGATGCGCCCTTTTCGATAGTTAGCCATCATCTGCCCATCGATCAATTGAACATGGGAATAAACTAGCTTACCTG
The Anopheles moucheti chromosome 2, idAnoMoucSN_F20_07, whole genome shotgun sequence genome window above contains:
- the LOC128310241 gene encoding probable glutamate receptor produces the protein MNISRELLELTQREIFLFELNQLLLWICTSSVGHWAAATEQFPHPVMVVNLSCNEPNVLLEAIENGCQTFILAQSTAITFLDQFHYVHDRATVRYFQKRIIFIQDDASENERTIVEHSAVRDVMDLLLVRPQPDHNRVDLLTKEFETDDWMVLERYNSTSTTPASLGVNLFPNRRTNLRGRYVRLAMFNYEPYTLWNGVESSDDANGTESRLFIEFCAKLNCSLEISLDEAGEWGQIYDNRTGDGIIGAVVERRADIGVGALYSWYHEFMFLTLSKPISRTGVTCIVPKPLPLSSWMIGILPFSTILWLAVLTTILVSTVFEVLISYVTQKFKASESNRVDVCESMMGVISIFILQAVLLRTIRNPFSSQMILIGSLLIVGLMIGNAYSGGLASVMTVPRYEKSIDTVQDLADRNLRWGSTHDAWIFSIQLATQPTIVKLLNNFVTNPKDVLHEEAKHRNLAYSIERLPYGHYAIGDYITDEVSNNYEIMLEDIYWENCVAMATKTWPLMNELDELTLVIFQSGIQRYWELKVVTKFADNKVQHAISTSRHFDNPGPIPLQPSHLLGAFFLLAVGLGSGLVCILLELLWHRLSARQRAMNQHGGVDHWEE